From Methylomonas sp. EFPC3, a single genomic window includes:
- a CDS encoding FecR domain-containing protein → MFLFSQLCSAETAAFAACSQSASATLVSLQGSLYFDPDGHGRWQAAQLNQALCEGSRVRVETDSRASLLLPSGITLRLSGGSVLTLNRIGQQSPTLLDMAKGFIHFISRTPKQLQITTPVANAGPEGTEFALQADSATASLWVYEGGVRFFNAQGEIRLHPGEAGQTQLGQAPRAQLDIKPRDAVNWALYYPPLLDYPSHTQPVEPGLSAAIADFRRGRTDLALTALSALAPAQQTPEFLKARGAMRLSVGQTDAALQDINTLLAANPRDADALSLQAILALSQNRKAEADRLASQAVAADGGSAAAHSALSYVQQGRFELEPAQASAARAAELAPHDALVWARLAELQLALGRRGESRDSAAKAFQLDPNLERTQTVAGFSHLFDTEIDQARRSFETAIRLDSSSPLARLGLGLAKIRDGDLEQGRQELEIAAVLDPENALIRSYLGKAYYEERRDSLAADQLELAKERDPNDPTPYFYDAIRKQTTNRPIEALADMQQAVELNDKRGVYRSKLLLDEDAAARSANLARIYNDLGFGRVALKQAWNALDYHSADPTAHRFLADAYQGLPGQRVARASELLQAQLLQPINITPVQPQLTNENIGILNNTGPGSLSVNEYDPLYTANGAHIVLNGAYGSRDTKTDSAIVSGVYNNLSMSLGQFHYQTDGFRQNDDYQQNIYDAFAQYAFSSDFSMQVELKSEKIRAGDVATRLNGNHDTTLRQLNNQDTARIGAHYRIDPEQDLIASGFYTSKREVTGNQVTDVSSPNDLNWNIDSTSRNTRSVGYQTEWQYIFHPENFEMIAGLGYLNLENHLHANEEVNFFVPPAFIENYSTRQKFDTDHFNGYIYTKQHFGRSIVTTLGLSFDSITNQLNQFDSVLSNSFGDSGPFRRAPDLIERQQLNPKFGITWNPIENLTVRAAAFRTLNRRLAANQTIEPTQIAGFTQFYDENNSASAWRYGFGMDYHPLKNVFFGGELSWRNSNQPSNGAEVNASQDRNESSHLAYLYWTPTDWAAFRTEYRYTTTDRSFTPGNGSGNLPQSVGTHQAPISLNLFHASGLFTRVTGTLVSQHVVEVSDSVTTLLEHRSEAFWTFDAAIGYRFPQRLGTINFEMRNLFDNKFNYQSNFDAVGPQLSPFIPERQLFVKLNLFY, encoded by the coding sequence ATGTTTTTATTTTCGCAGTTATGTTCTGCGGAAACAGCCGCCTTCGCGGCATGCAGCCAATCGGCATCGGCCACCTTAGTCTCGCTGCAGGGCAGCCTTTATTTCGATCCCGACGGCCACGGCCGCTGGCAAGCGGCGCAATTAAACCAAGCGCTTTGCGAAGGCAGCCGGGTCCGGGTCGAAACCGATAGCCGCGCCAGCTTGCTATTGCCGAGCGGCATTACCTTACGTTTGAGCGGCGGCTCGGTCTTAACGCTAAATCGTATCGGTCAGCAAAGCCCCACGCTGTTGGACATGGCAAAAGGCTTCATCCATTTCATCAGCCGCACCCCAAAACAACTGCAAATCACCACGCCGGTGGCAAACGCCGGACCGGAAGGTACCGAATTCGCATTACAAGCAGACTCGGCGACGGCTTCGCTGTGGGTCTACGAGGGCGGCGTACGCTTTTTCAACGCTCAAGGCGAAATTCGCCTGCACCCCGGCGAAGCGGGGCAAACCCAGCTCGGACAAGCGCCGCGAGCGCAGCTGGACATCAAACCGCGCGACGCCGTGAATTGGGCGCTCTACTATCCGCCGTTGCTGGACTATCCCAGTCACACTCAGCCGGTCGAGCCGGGTTTAAGCGCGGCGATTGCCGACTTTCGCCGCGGTCGAACCGACCTGGCATTAACGGCCTTATCGGCTTTGGCCCCGGCCCAGCAAACGCCAGAGTTCTTGAAAGCCCGCGGCGCGATGCGTCTCAGCGTCGGCCAGACCGATGCCGCGCTACAGGACATCAACACTTTATTGGCAGCCAACCCGCGCGACGCCGACGCCCTGTCCTTGCAAGCCATTCTGGCGCTAAGCCAAAACCGCAAAGCCGAAGCCGACCGTCTGGCCTCCCAGGCGGTGGCCGCCGATGGCGGTTCGGCCGCGGCGCATTCGGCCCTGTCTTACGTGCAACAAGGCCGCTTCGAGCTGGAACCGGCCCAGGCATCCGCCGCGCGCGCCGCGGAACTGGCGCCGCACGATGCCCTGGTCTGGGCCCGGTTGGCCGAATTGCAACTGGCGCTGGGCCGGCGCGGTGAGAGCCGCGACTCTGCCGCCAAGGCCTTCCAGCTCGATCCTAATCTGGAACGTACCCAGACCGTGGCCGGTTTCTCGCACCTGTTCGATACCGAAATCGATCAAGCCCGCCGCAGCTTCGAAACCGCAATCCGCTTGGATTCCAGCTCGCCACTGGCGCGGCTGGGTTTGGGACTGGCGAAAATCCGCGACGGCGACCTGGAACAAGGCCGCCAGGAACTGGAAATCGCAGCGGTACTCGACCCGGAAAACGCACTGATCCGCAGCTACCTGGGCAAAGCCTATTACGAAGAACGCCGCGACAGCCTGGCAGCCGACCAGCTTGAACTGGCCAAGGAACGCGATCCGAACGATCCGACCCCCTATTTTTACGACGCCATCCGCAAACAAACCACGAATCGGCCGATCGAGGCCTTGGCGGATATGCAGCAAGCGGTCGAACTCAACGACAAACGCGGGGTTTACCGCTCCAAGTTATTGCTGGACGAAGACGCAGCCGCCCGCTCCGCCAACTTGGCCAGGATTTATAACGACCTGGGGTTTGGCAGAGTAGCTTTGAAGCAAGCCTGGAATGCGTTGGACTACCATTCGGCCGATCCGACCGCACACCGCTTCCTGGCGGACGCTTACCAGGGCCTGCCCGGCCAGCGAGTAGCCAGAGCCAGCGAGTTGTTGCAAGCCCAATTGCTGCAGCCGATCAACATCACCCCGGTGCAACCGCAACTGACTAACGAAAACATCGGCATCCTGAACAACACCGGCCCCGGCAGCCTATCGGTCAACGAATACGATCCGCTGTACACCGCCAACGGTGCGCACATCGTCCTGAACGGCGCCTACGGTAGCCGCGACACCAAGACCGACAGCGCCATCGTTTCCGGCGTTTACAACAATCTGTCGATGAGCCTGGGCCAATTCCATTACCAAACCGACGGCTTTCGCCAAAACGACGACTACCAGCAAAACATCTACGATGCGTTTGCCCAGTATGCTTTTTCTTCGGATTTCAGTATGCAGGTGGAGTTGAAGTCGGAGAAGATCCGGGCGGGAGATGTCGCCACACGATTAAATGGAAACCACGACACAACCCTTAGGCAACTCAACAACCAGGATACGGCTCGCATTGGCGCGCATTACCGCATCGATCCGGAACAAGACCTGATCGCCTCCGGATTTTATACATCAAAGCGTGAGGTAACAGGCAATCAAGTAACCGACGTTTCTTCGCCGAATGACCTCAACTGGAATATTGACTCAACTTCGCGAAACACTCGAAGCGTCGGGTATCAAACCGAATGGCAGTACATTTTTCACCCCGAGAATTTCGAAATGATTGCCGGCTTGGGTTATTTAAACTTGGAAAACCATTTACACGCCAACGAAGAAGTCAATTTTTTTGTACCGCCGGCCTTTATAGAGAATTATTCAACCCGACAAAAATTCGATACCGATCATTTCAACGGCTACATTTATACCAAACAGCACTTTGGCCGCAGCATCGTCACTACATTGGGATTAAGTTTCGATTCCATCACCAACCAACTTAATCAGTTTGACTCTGTGCTAAGCAACTCGTTTGGCGATTCCGGGCCCTTTCGCCGAGCTCCAGACCTAATTGAACGTCAGCAGTTAAACCCGAAGTTTGGCATAACCTGGAATCCTATCGAGAACCTGACAGTCCGCGCCGCTGCATTTAGAACGCTAAACCGCCGGCTGGCAGCCAACCAAACCATAGAACCCACGCAAATTGCCGGCTTTACTCAGTTTTACGATGAAAACAACAGCGCAAGCGCTTGGCGCTATGGATTTGGGATGGATTACCACCCATTGAAAAACGTGTTTTTCGGTGGCGAGTTGAGTTGGCGAAACAGCAATCAACCCTCAAATGGCGCAGAAGTAAACGCCAGTCAGGATCGCAACGAATCATCGCACTTGGCTTACCTTTATTGGACTCCTACTGACTGGGCTGCGTTTCGAACCGAGTATCGCTACACAACCACTGACCGAAGTTTTACTCCGGGCAATGGAAGCGGCAATCTTCCACAGAGCGTCGGTACCCACCAAGCACCGATTTCTTTAAACTTGTTTCATGCAAGCGGTCTGTTTACCCGAGTGACCGGAACCTTGGTCAGCCAGCACGTCGTCGAAGTAAGTGATTCTGTTACTACGTTACTGGAACATCGCAGCGAGGCATTCTGGACCTTTGACGCCGCAATCGGTTATCGCTTTCCACAAAGACTGGGAACGATTAATTTCGAAATGCGAAATTTATTCGATAATAAATTCAACTACCAAAGTAACTTCGATGCGGTTGGCCCGCAACTCAGTCCGTTTATTCCAGAACGGCAATTGTTCGTAAAACTTAACTTGTTTTATTAA
- a CDS encoding adenylate/guanylate cyclase domain-containing protein, with protein sequence MNRHFLRTVVLAAISLILTCAVDSSTDLELSSQDTLFRWRGPLPSPGQVVVVAMDEASETQLGVGQDLTRWRPYHARLIRQLQQQGARLVIFDLQFITPNPAVDPDLAAAMREAGNVLIGECIQKFRHGTADFFGREECAEANRQTVIALEGEAAGELPEQLVAMRKISATPAIAQAALDSAPFFLVNDAEEAKVREVWTFFDALADSPSLPVLAWAYTRQPFADWTGTGQTLSAWLTDRRRDCLADAGYAARSGLGADFDKVLCEGDSRYLNYYGPPKTLRMESYVDVYSGQVSDLRDKVVFVGRANRQFSPGKTDFFPTPFSDSHTGKMAGVEIMATQFANLSQGAFVEMPLPFWSVSAVFGLAIAGLLNSRSKRRGLFASLLLAAAYAGFAVYAFAARHWWLPLAGPVLVQLPVSWLLALVWSRIDLLCERKRLLAFVRQVFPQWATFVPAAPGDWNPDRHLPPTRPERDVSGLCLATDIAGYTGIAAQHSPHEMWQLLNAYYQVLGHPVISHDGAIADVTGDAMMAVWFELAPAKQRLLACLAALEMAEAVAAFNKTSPLAALTTRIGLHEGPLTLGRLETGQTSHYRAIGDTVNTASRIQGVNTPLGTRILATSTITAGIDGVLSRPVGAFRLVGRAEPVELTEIVGHGESIPNIVHSIFADGLAAFRAGHWPEAVRVLQAVLELDANDGPSRFYLKKALAYRQQPPEVWDGVIDLDSK encoded by the coding sequence ATGAACCGTCATTTTCTGCGTACGGTTGTTCTCGCCGCAATCTCACTGATACTGACCTGTGCAGTAGACTCGTCAACCGATCTCGAACTCTCCAGCCAAGACACCCTCTTCCGCTGGCGGGGGCCGTTGCCGTCACCGGGGCAAGTCGTCGTCGTGGCGATGGACGAGGCTTCCGAAACGCAGTTGGGTGTCGGCCAGGATCTGACGCGTTGGCGGCCCTACCATGCCCGCTTGATTCGGCAATTGCAGCAGCAAGGCGCCAGACTGGTGATTTTCGATTTGCAGTTCATCACCCCCAACCCGGCGGTGGATCCGGACTTGGCAGCCGCAATGCGCGAAGCCGGCAACGTGCTGATCGGCGAATGTATCCAGAAATTCCGCCACGGTACTGCCGACTTTTTCGGCCGCGAAGAATGCGCGGAGGCCAACCGGCAAACGGTCATTGCCCTGGAAGGCGAGGCGGCCGGGGAATTGCCGGAACAATTGGTGGCAATGCGTAAAATCAGCGCGACGCCGGCGATCGCGCAAGCGGCGCTGGATAGCGCACCGTTTTTCCTGGTCAACGATGCCGAGGAGGCCAAAGTCCGGGAAGTCTGGACCTTTTTCGACGCCCTGGCCGATTCGCCGAGCCTGCCCGTACTGGCCTGGGCTTACACGCGACAACCTTTCGCCGACTGGACCGGAACCGGTCAAACCCTCTCCGCTTGGCTGACCGACCGCCGCCGGGATTGTCTGGCCGATGCCGGTTATGCCGCGCGTAGCGGCCTGGGGGCGGATTTCGATAAGGTGCTTTGCGAGGGCGACAGCCGCTACCTGAACTATTACGGCCCGCCCAAGACGCTCCGGATGGAGTCTTACGTCGATGTCTATTCCGGCCAAGTCAGCGACCTGCGCGACAAAGTGGTGTTCGTCGGCCGTGCCAACCGCCAATTCTCGCCCGGCAAAACCGATTTTTTTCCGACGCCGTTTTCCGATTCGCACACCGGCAAAATGGCCGGCGTCGAGATCATGGCGACCCAATTCGCCAACTTGAGCCAGGGTGCCTTCGTCGAAATGCCGTTACCGTTTTGGTCGGTATCCGCCGTCTTCGGCCTGGCTATCGCCGGCTTGCTGAACAGCCGCAGCAAACGCCGCGGCTTGTTTGCCAGCCTGCTGTTGGCCGCAGCTTATGCCGGCTTTGCCGTTTATGCCTTTGCCGCGCGGCATTGGTGGCTACCGCTGGCGGGACCGGTATTGGTGCAACTGCCGGTGTCGTGGTTGCTTGCCTTGGTCTGGTCCCGAATCGATTTGCTGTGCGAGCGCAAACGGCTGCTGGCGTTCGTCCGCCAGGTGTTTCCGCAATGGGCCACCTTCGTCCCGGCTGCGCCCGGCGACTGGAACCCGGATCGGCATTTGCCGCCGACCCGCCCGGAACGGGATGTCAGCGGCTTGTGTCTGGCGACCGATATCGCCGGTTACACCGGCATTGCCGCCCAGCATTCGCCGCATGAAATGTGGCAATTGTTAAATGCCTACTATCAGGTACTCGGCCACCCGGTCATTTCCCATGATGGCGCGATTGCCGACGTCACCGGCGATGCCATGATGGCGGTCTGGTTCGAATTGGCGCCGGCCAAACAGCGGCTGTTGGCCTGTCTGGCGGCGCTGGAAATGGCAGAGGCGGTCGCAGCCTTCAACAAAACCTCGCCGCTGGCGGCATTGACCACCCGCATCGGTCTGCATGAAGGCCCGCTGACTCTGGGCCGGCTGGAAACCGGGCAGACCAGCCATTACCGGGCCATCGGCGACACGGTCAATACTGCGTCCCGGATCCAGGGCGTCAACACCCCGCTGGGTACCCGTATCCTGGCAACGTCGACCATCACCGCCGGGATCGACGGCGTTCTCAGCCGCCCGGTGGGCGCGTTTCGACTGGTGGGCCGCGCCGAACCGGTGGAATTAACTGAAATCGTCGGCCATGGCGAGTCGATTCCGAACATCGTGCACAGCATCTTCGCCGATGGCCTGGCCGCGTTTCGGGCCGGCCATTGGCCGGAAGCGGTGCGGGTGTTACAAGCCGTTTTGGAGCTGGACGCTAACGACGGCCCCAGCCGTTTTTATCTGAAAAAGGCGCTGGCCTACCGGCAACAGCCGCCCGAGGTTTGGGACGGGGTCATCGACTTGGACAGCAAATAA
- a CDS encoding bifunctional protein-serine/threonine kinase/phosphatase, translating to MVKTLTVRIGAASDKGVKADNEDFWGALVPAEPQLTLKGVAVAIADGMSGSEAGKEASHCCITAFLEDYYSTPDSWSVTKAGQKILSATNSWLHSQGRMRYASVKGMVSTLSVLVLKSNTAHLFHVGDSRIYLFRQGQLEQLTRDHRLWVSDDKSYLNRAMGIEPHLEIDYKSLTLEKGDRFLLSTDGLHDFVGEAVIRAELAEAVDLAQMSRNLVAAALANGSDDNVTCQIVEVDSLPLLREDEVLRHNGHLPFPPPLEPGMLLDGYRIEAELHASKRTQIYRAYDTLHNRRVILKTPSVLYDDDTHYIEHFLHEEWAGKRIQHANVLQVLETDRSKSCLYYVTEYIDGCTLRDWMADNPKPEVRQVRALVEQIAKGLRAFHRMEMLHQDLKPENIMIAADGSVKIIDFGSVKIAGIAEITPLDHAGDENILGTLNYTAPEYHLGQRGTVKSDLFSLGVICYEMLNGELPYGSLPEKPNRTNLERLQYVPSIRRNPLVPVWIDGALRKATSLSPRSRYDELSEFLHDLATPNPQFLKAEDKIPLVERNPLLFWKSAALCFFVCSFVLALLLLSGK from the coding sequence GAGGATTTCTGGGGCGCCTTGGTGCCGGCCGAACCGCAGTTGACCTTAAAAGGCGTTGCCGTCGCGATTGCCGACGGCATGAGCGGTAGCGAGGCCGGCAAGGAAGCCAGCCATTGCTGCATCACCGCGTTTCTGGAGGATTATTACAGCACGCCGGATTCCTGGTCGGTGACCAAGGCCGGCCAAAAAATCCTGTCGGCCACCAATTCCTGGCTGCACAGCCAGGGCCGGATGCGTTATGCCTCGGTCAAAGGCATGGTCAGCACCTTGAGCGTATTGGTGCTGAAATCCAATACCGCGCATCTTTTCCACGTCGGCGATTCGCGCATCTATCTGTTTCGCCAGGGCCAGCTCGAGCAACTCACTCGCGACCACCGGCTGTGGGTTAGCGACGACAAGAGCTATCTGAACCGGGCGATGGGCATCGAGCCGCATCTGGAGATCGATTACAAATCGCTGACGCTGGAGAAGGGCGACCGTTTCCTGCTCAGCACCGACGGCTTGCACGATTTTGTCGGAGAGGCGGTGATCCGCGCAGAACTGGCGGAAGCGGTCGATTTGGCACAAATGTCGCGCAATCTGGTGGCTGCGGCTTTGGCCAACGGCAGCGACGATAACGTCACCTGCCAGATCGTCGAAGTCGACAGCCTGCCGTTGTTGCGGGAAGACGAAGTACTGCGCCATAACGGCCATTTGCCTTTCCCGCCGCCGCTGGAGCCGGGCATGCTGCTGGACGGCTACCGGATCGAAGCCGAATTGCACGCCAGCAAGCGCACCCAAATCTACCGGGCTTACGACACTTTGCACAACCGGCGGGTGATTCTGAAAACGCCGTCGGTGCTGTACGACGACGATACCCATTACATCGAGCATTTTCTGCACGAGGAATGGGCCGGAAAGCGGATTCAGCACGCCAATGTGCTGCAGGTGTTGGAAACCGACCGCAGCAAGTCCTGTCTGTATTATGTGACCGAATATATCGACGGCTGCACCTTACGCGACTGGATGGCGGACAATCCGAAACCGGAGGTGCGCCAGGTCAGGGCTTTAGTCGAGCAAATCGCCAAAGGCTTGCGCGCGTTTCACCGCATGGAAATGCTGCACCAGGATTTGAAGCCGGAAAACATCATGATTGCCGCCGACGGCAGCGTCAAAATCATCGATTTCGGTTCGGTTAAAATCGCCGGGATTGCCGAAATCACGCCGCTGGATCATGCCGGCGACGAAAATATCCTCGGCACGTTAAATTACACGGCGCCGGAATACCACCTTGGTCAGCGCGGCACGGTCAAATCCGATCTGTTTTCGCTGGGTGTGATTTGCTACGAAATGCTCAACGGTGAGTTGCCGTACGGTAGTTTGCCGGAAAAACCCAACCGGACCAATCTGGAGCGCTTGCAGTACGTTCCGAGCATACGGCGCAATCCGCTGGTGCCGGTCTGGATCGACGGTGCGTTACGTAAGGCTACCAGTCTCTCGCCGCGATCGCGTTACGACGAGCTTTCGGAGTTTCTGCACGATCTGGCGACGCCGAATCCCCAATTCTTGAAGGCCGAAGACAAAATCCCGTTGGTCGAGCGCAATCCGTTATTGTTCTGGAAAAGCGCGGCGCTGTGCTTTTTTGTCTGTAGCTTTGTGCTGGCTTTGCTGCTGCTGAGCGGGAAATAG